gctagaggaggttacagagatagggagggtgtagggctggaggaggttacagtgatggggagaggtgtagggctggaggtggttacagagatagggaggggtgtaggggctggaggagtttagagatagggaggggtgtaggggctggaggaggttacagagatagggaggggtgtaggggctggaggaggttacagagatagggaggggtgtaggggctggagaaggttacagagatagggaggggtgtaggggctagaggaggttacagagatagggaggggtgtaggaggttacagagatagggaggggtgtagggactggaggtggctacagagatagggaggggtgtaggagctggagaaggttacagagatagggaggggtgtaggggctagaggaggttacagagatagggaggggtgtaggaggttacagagatagggaggggtgtagggactggaggtggctacagagatagggaggggtgtaggagctggagaaggttacagagatagggaggggtgtaggggctggaggaggttacagagatagggaggggtgtaggggctggaggatgttagagaaaaggaggggtgtaggggctgcaggagggaggggagtgggcgagggtcatggagggatttgagcactTGGCTGAGAATATTAGCAACCGAGGCGTTGAcggatggggggagtcagagagtgATTCACCTCCCCTCCCCAGGTGCCAAGGACCTTGTGTCTGTTCCCTCCCCTCTCCACAGGGAGATGGTGACGGGCGCGAGGATTGAGGTGCCAGTCGCCCTCCGGTGCCAACCCCCGAGTGGCCCATCTTCATACGACTGGCGGCACTCTTCAGGAAGGGGGAACGGGGGCTTGTGATCTAAGCAGTGATCGGGGCtggggaaccctggcagatttcccccacACCCCTGCCTCCCTCTCCCCCAAGCCCAGCAACCCCTCACGTTGGATACTTTTGGATTTGGCTACACGCTGCAGAGAAGGGAACCATTACTACCCCCTCCCCCAAAGTAATCCTGGCCTGCGTACTGTATCTGACAAGATTAGCAGAATCGCAGCAGCCGCAAATGAACTGTGATAGCATTTACAACAGTCCGCCGTGGTAATCATAACCTCAGCTCTGGTTCCCTCCCCGGGTCACAGCACTGGCCCGTTCCTGGCTCCCCTCGACCCATCTTcaacccccccccctcgctccaccattctcctccccacacccccccaccccccagctcaccTCCTCGCCGAAGTTCACGATATCCACATTCACCTTCTCTTTCTTCAGCCTCTTTGCCAACTTGACCAGCTGTGAGGAGGAGAGGACAGATTCAAATAAACGTACACAGCCACGACAGAGGGCACTGCCTCGACAAAATGtgctgctccccccccccggtcCTGTGCCCAGCGACCCTTTGCTGCTGTAAACGAGTCCATGGCCACTAGCTGTCGCCTGCTGCACGGCTGAGGTGCCCGCTTGTCAAGTGCAAATCCAGACAAGCAATGGCAGGCTATTCGACTGTTGGGGGCATCACAAAAAttaacccactgagccacggcagggGTCTGGAGAAAGAAGTGGGTTTGCTGCCCCAGTACAAACTTTACGGAAGAGCTCGGCATCATTTTGGTAGCGCTCTCGGTGTTTGAGTTAGGAGATTGTGGTGCTCGGGCCCCAAGTCAGCAACTGAGCAGCGATCCAGCACTGAGCAAATCCGAGGCATAACTACGATAAAAACACTGGGTGGTACAATCAGAGGGGGCAAGTGGAGGGGAGTAACAGGAAACAGGGAGACCGccacaaaacgctttacagccaatgaagcacctttttggagtgtggtcactgttggtgtataaaacgcggcagccaacttgcgcacagcaagctcccacacacagcgatgtgataatgacccagattatctgttttagtgatgttgattgagggataaatattggccccaggacaccggggagaactccccctgctcttcttccaatagtggccctgggatcttttacatccacccgagagggcagacggggcctcagtttaacgtttaatccgaaagacggcacctccgacagtgcggcgctccctcagcactggctctccgacagtgcggcgctccctcagtaccgcccctccgacagtgcagtacggcgctccctcagcactgcccctccgacagtgcagtacggcgctccctcagcactgcccctctgacagtgcagtgcgcgctccctcagcactgcccctccaacagtgcagtatggcgctccctcagcactgcccctccgacagtgcagtgcgacgctccctcagcaccgcccctccgacagtgcggcactccctcagcaccgcccctccgacagtacggcgctccctcagcatcgcccctccgacagtgcggcgctccctcagcactggcactgggagtgccagcctgggaTTATGGGGCTCGAGTCCCTGGAACAGGACTTAaacccacgacctgctgactcgggagcgagggggcgagttctgcccgctgagccacggctggcaagcCTCCTGAATATCTAACACCCAGACACCAGGATGAGCAGCAGGCAGCGAAAGAGCCTGTAATTACAAACCAACCCCAAACAATTCTCGAACATCGAGTGAGGTTTTACGTGGATTTTAGACGCGAAAACTTCAACAAAGAGATGAGATCCAGGATGGCAGGGCTGGGCCAGCAACAGCGACCTGGTCTTTACTCACATCCTTCTCGTTATCTTCCACCGGGCTTCCGACAAACACAATGATCCTCGTTTTGTGGTTCTTCCCCTGACGATGTTTAAGAGCCAACTGAAAAAAAGGAGACACATTTGCATCGAATTACATcgagtgtacggcacagaaacaggccattgggccccaccgctccgtgccggggtttatgctccacaccagcccccccccccacccctctccatctcacccccatccccatatccttccattcctttctccctcatggcttccccttaaatgcatcgatactactcgcctcaacccctccctggggcagcgagttccacattctcaccgctctctgggtaaagaagtttctcctgaattccccgttggatttattggtgactgtctgatattgatggcccctggttctggtctctcccacacaAGGGGAAATATCTTTTCTACgtccaccctatcgaaccccttcataatcttaaaggcctctattaggtcaccccgcaGCCCTCTCTCTTTTTTTAAAGAGACATGAGCCCCAGTCCGTTCACCCTTCCCTGATAATTATAACCTCAGTCCTGGTATCATTGTTGTAAAAGTTATGCAACTTCTCCACTTCAGAGATTCCAACAGCAGCACATGGTTAAAAaaagaccaggctcgaggggctgaatgggcctcctcctgttcctgtgtcacaggctcgaggggctgaatggcctcctgttcctgtgtaacaagcttgaggggctgaatgggcctcctcctgttcccatctaACACCACTAaatcagatgatctgggtcatcatctcatcgctgtgtgtgggagcttgctgtgcgcaaattggccgcctcgtttcccacattgcaacagtgactacacttcaaaaacaaaaTGAAGTACTTGATtgtctgtaaagcgttttgggagggCCCGAGGCGACGAGAGGGGCTCTGCGAATATGGCTCTGTCCCTCGCGGAGGTCTCACTTACGTGCGCGACTCGGATGCCGGTGCAGAAGCTGATTTTCCCCGTGGGCTGGACGGCGTGCAGCTTGGACAGAATCCGCCCCGTGTCAGGGGTCAAGGTGGTGAGCACCTCGCAGTTACTGTaaccagagcgagagggagaaagtGGGGCCCGGTTAGAACGCAACAACTCAAACGGCCCAGGGCGCTTCACACCAGTGTTACAAGGCAAaagtttaacaccgagccacaccaGAAATGATATGGGTGGATCTCCAAATGCTGGGTCaaggagggaggttttaaggagcgtcttgaaggaggagagagagaggcggagaggtttagggagtgaattccagagcttgaagcccaggcaacagaaccaatggtggagcgattataatcagggatgctcaggagggcagaattagaggagcgcagttatctcggggggttgtggggctggaggaggttacagagatagggaggggtgtaggggctggagggggttacagagatagggaggggtgtagggggtaacagagatagagaggggtgtaggggctggaggaggttacagagatagggaggggcgagggccacagagggatttgaaaacaaaggatgagaatttagaaatcgaggcgttgcttaaccgggagccaaatgtaggccagcgagcacagggggtgatgggtgagcgggactcggtgcgagttaggacacgggggcagcgagcacagggggtgatgggtgagcgggactcggtgcgagttaggacacggggacagcgagcacaggggctgatgggtgagcgggactcggtgcgagttaggacacgggggcagcgagcacagggggtgatgggtgagcgggactcggtgcgagttaggacacggggacagcgagcacagggggtgatgggtgagcaggactcggtgcgagttaggacacgggggcagcgagcacaggggctgatgggtgagcgggactcagtgcgagttaggacacggggcagcgagcacagggggtgatgggtgagcgggactcggtgcgagttaggacacggggacagcgagcacagggggtgatgggtgagcgggactcggtgctagttaggacacggggacagctgagttttggatcaccttgagtttacgtagggtggaatgtgagAGGCTGGGCGGGGAGAGCATTGGTGTTAagtctatagcgcctttaatgttgtaaaacgtccatagcgcctttaatgttgtaaaacgtcccaaggtgcttcacaggaacgatcAGACAAAtgtcgacaccgagccacacagggagatattagggacaggcgaccaaaagctgggtcaaagagggcggttttaaggagtgccttaaaggaggagagagaggtggagaggtttcgggacaGGAAAGGGGGACCTTGTTAACGGGGGCTCCACGGAGGAGACACTTACTTGGCGAGCGTGATGAGCCCCACATTGTTCTCGGGATTGCTACGTGTTTTTGAATGGCAGACGATGTTGACGGCATCTTGCTGTGCTTGAAGCCTGGTTGGCAGGAAGTCCCCATTCCTCATATATTCACTGTTGTCGACACTGCGACCAAGGGAAGGGGAAAAGAGGAGACGACGGTTAGATAGGAGCACAGCTTTACAGCGCTGAAACTGCCCGCTGCGGCCATTTCAAACGTTTCATCGGGATCCGGTTCAGTCTTGCCTGCCTTGTGACTTCAACACAGgaacgggccattcagcccctcgatcctgttctgctattcaatgagatcacggcttatGTGCATTTATCTGCCTTTGCTCCCTAGCCCTTACCGAAAAGGAATTTATCCACCTCAGTCTTGAAATTtttcagttaaaaaaaaaaattcgttcctgggatgtgggcgtcgctggccaaggccggcatttattgcccatccctaattgcccctcgaggaggtggtggtgagccgccttcttgaaccgctgcagtccgtgtggtgaaggtgctcccacagtgctgttagggagggagttccaggattgtgaccccagcgacgatgaaggaacgaccgatatatttccaagtcgggatggtgtgtgactcggaggggaacgtggagggggtggtgttcccatgcgcctgctgcccttgtccttctaggcgggtagaggtcgcgggtttgggaggtttcCAATGGGTGGGTTTCCAATTTAcccgttcacccccccccccctcaagtctcaacagctttttgggggaagaatgtcccagatttccactcccctttgtgtgaagaagtgctcccgactgcaatgtatttgcttcatggattctttgcttaagaattaatagcaacacattgctattcagaactagttggtttattagcaaaaggtttaacaatctcacgacacattaccagttcatacaaacatagaaagtaggtgcaggagtaggccattcggccctccgagcctgcaccaccattcaatatgatcatggctgatcatgcaacttcagcaccccattcctgctttctctccatacccctcgatccctttagctgtaagggccacatctaactcccttttgaatatgtccaatgaactggcctcaacaactttctgtggtagagaattccacaggttcacaattctctgagtgaagaagtttctcctcatctcggtcccaaatggcttaccccttatccttagactgtgacccctggttctggacttccccaacatcgggaacattcttcctgcgtctaacctgtccaatcccgtcagaactttctaagtttctatgagatcccctctcgttcttctaaattccagtgaatataagcctagccgatccagtctttcttcatatgtcagtccatcccaggaatcagtctggtgaatcttcgctgcactccctcaatagcaagaatgtccttcctcagattaggagaccaaaactgtacacaatattccaggtgaggcctcaccaaggccctgtacaactgcagtaagacctccctgctcctatactcaaatcccctcgctatgaaggccaacataccatttgccttcttcactgcctgctgtacctgcatgccaactttcaatgactgatgtaccatgacacccaggtctcgttgcacctccccttttcctaatctgtcaccattcagataatgttctaaactttgtgtttttgccaccaaagtggaacatcacgtgactggctaagccactcacaatgtacctgtaaacctgtgagcatattcacaggggcATACGTTACACCGACATCACCCGTGAACAAATGTTCACGTTCTGCCGCCACATTCTGGGCCCCCAGTACCAGAGGAAATACTTCCTCTGCATCGGACGCATCGAATCCTTTAACAGGGAGCGGGGGCCCCTCCCAGCTTTTAGCCTCACCTCCAGCAGCTCTAACCAAAAGAACTCCAGCTCTGGTCTCAAACCCTCGCACCACTCCCCACACGTCCCCTCAACAGGCGCATTCAGGATTTCACAAACAAACACTCGCACACTTCCAGCTCATTTGCGGGCTCTCACGTATTGGGGGTTGGAGTCGTGACGTGAACTTTCTCCGCCAGAGTTACCGTCTCACACCGACCCGACTCTCTCGGTTATTTTACAGAGAGAAAGCAAGGTTGCTGCATATGCTAATATTAACTGATGGGACGAGTGTCATTTTATTGTGGCCTCAGCCCTTTctggttagatacaggaacagtgcgcccaattctgggcaccacactttaggaaggatgtcacggcCTTGCAGGGGCTGCGGAGATTTTTActggaatagtaccagggatgagggacttcagttacgtggagcgacttattaaatgacggagcaggctcaagtggccagctggcctactcctgctcctatttcttatgttattagaactccctctacattccaccccaagacGCACCAGCTCCGAccccggcagatggagtataatgtcggaaagtgtgaggtcatgcacattggcagaaaaaaatcaaagagcaagttatggagaaagattgcaaagtgctgcagtacagcgggacctgggggtacttgtgcatgaaacacacacggttagtatgcaggtacagcaagtgatcaggaaggccaacggaatcttggcctttattgcaaaggggatggagtataaaagcagggaagtcttgctacagttatacagggtattggtgaggccacacctggaatactgcgtgcagttttggtttccatatttacgaaaggatatacttgctttggaggcagttcagagaaggttcactcggttgattccggggatgagggggttgacttatgaggaaaggttgaggaggttgggcctctactcattggaattcagaagaatgagaggtgatcttatcgaaacgtataagattatgagggggctcgacaaggtggatgcagagaggatgtttccactgatgggggagactagaaccagggggcacgatcttagaataaggggccgcccatttaaaactgagttgaggtgaaatttcttctctcagagggttgtaaatctgtggaattcgctgcctcagagagctgtggaagccgggacattgaataaatttaagacagaaacagacagtttcttgaccaataagggggcgggcagggaagtggagctgagtccatgatcggatcagccatgatcgtattgaatggcggagcaggctcgaggggccgaatggccgactcctgctcctatttcttatattctcacTGCCCTCACATATTTCTCACATCGACCACTGGGGTTACCAACTCTGctgggacatattcctggaggtttcatcacatgaccgcctGCCGACAAACGCTCCCCCCCCATTAGCCGTTTACTCCCCGTCTCCAATATTTTGTTAACGAATAAACAaaaaaaaagtgttaaaaaaaatgaattcctctcggaggatgagaatgaggaggtGCGATATAAACTGAAGAgttcaattctaaagggggtgcacgaacagacagacctgggggtatgtgtgcacaaatcgttgaaggtggcagggcagctttagaaagcggttaaaaaggctcATGGGATTCATAaattgaggcatagagtacaaaagcaaggaagtgatgat
This is a stretch of genomic DNA from Pristiophorus japonicus isolate sPriJap1 unplaced genomic scaffold, sPriJap1.hap1 HAP1_SCAFFOLD_3004, whole genome shotgun sequence. It encodes these proteins:
- the LOC139249309 gene encoding 26S proteasome non-ATPase regulatory subunit 4, which translates into the protein MRNGDFLPTRLQAQQDAVNIVCHSKTRSNPENNVGLITLANNCEVLTTLTPDTGRILSKLHAVQPTGKISFCTGIRVAHLALKHRQGKNHKTRIIVFVGSPVEDNEKDLVKLAKRLKKEKVNVDIVNFGEEEANTEKLTAFINALNGKDGTGSHLVTVPPGPSLADALISSPILAGEGGTMLGLGASDFEFGVDPSADPELAL